In a genomic window of Cytobacillus sp. FSL H8-0458:
- a CDS encoding class D sortase, translated as MKVRGRLLIVAASFLILIGGGLVLFSLQEMYAQEKKTKDSLAQAHERIQNEVNKESKSVLQTEQPVDVSFEQGEAIGILKIPRLKAELPIIEGTDEDELEKGVGHYSTTVFPGQQDQILLSGHRDTVFRSLGELEIGDTFEVSMPYGKFTYEITDSKIVDADDTTVIRSTAPNEILTVSTCYPFSYVGNAPFRYILNAKRIQN; from the coding sequence TTGAAGGTTAGAGGCCGTTTGCTGATTGTAGCTGCCTCCTTCCTAATCTTAATAGGAGGCGGTTTGGTCCTGTTCTCTCTGCAGGAAATGTATGCTCAGGAGAAGAAAACAAAGGATTCCTTAGCCCAGGCACATGAAAGAATTCAAAACGAAGTGAATAAAGAAAGTAAAAGTGTTCTTCAAACAGAACAGCCTGTGGATGTTTCCTTTGAGCAGGGTGAAGCCATTGGCATCTTAAAGATCCCCCGTTTAAAAGCTGAACTTCCCATTATAGAAGGAACAGATGAGGATGAGCTGGAAAAAGGGGTTGGCCATTACTCTACAACTGTCTTCCCAGGGCAGCAAGATCAGATTTTATTATCAGGGCACCGGGATACGGTCTTTCGCAGCCTTGGCGAACTTGAAATCGGTGATACTTTTGAAGTCAGCATGCCATATGGTAAGTTTACATATGAAATTACTGACTCCAAGATTGTGGATGCAGACGATACCACTGTGATCCGATCCACCGCTCCTAACGAAATTCTCACTGTTTCCACCTGCTATCCCTTCTCTTATGTGGGAAATGCCCCTTTCCGGTATATCCTGAATGCTAAAAGAATACAAAATTAA
- a CDS encoding helix-turn-helix domain-containing protein: protein MIGGRIKSLRITKGYSINELSEKAEVSKSYLSYIERGIQENPSLQVLSRIARTLDANLEDLLEENKEDITDLSKLDEEWVSLVKEAIRQGITKEDFSYYLEFIKFKKMNGGNV from the coding sequence ATGATAGGTGGCCGGATTAAAAGTTTAAGGATCACAAAAGGATACTCAATTAATGAGCTTTCTGAAAAAGCGGAGGTATCCAAATCGTATTTGAGTTACATTGAGAGAGGCATACAGGAAAACCCTTCACTGCAGGTTTTATCACGAATCGCCAGGACACTGGATGCTAATCTTGAGGATCTGCTGGAAGAGAACAAAGAGGACATTACCGACTTGTCTAAGCTGGATGAGGAGTGGGTTTCCCTTGTCAAAGAAGCAATCAGGCAGGGTATCACAAAAGAGGATTTCTCCTATTATCTGGAGTTTATTAAATTTAAGAAGATGAATGGAGGGAACGTGTAG
- the tapA gene encoding amyloid fiber anchoring/assembly protein TapA, with protein sequence MRYKRIRKFGKKNKILLLSFKFVAAWYLLIGMSATLTGQTNAYFSDRDTVTGTIQAGTWETEEPGCSKGEKHGEWDCSSLKFIGQKYDGQKIYATIQNTGSDMKTNGTYEIYYNEKGNPKEGKSVGGVLTFAPIKEGKIIEVSFTPQQSGSYMFKAYQHKDHPGNVDLWSEEIKVSLESDETSTVEEEKTEQKAEVTEETATEQESNKTEEAEKEAAESAKDKPQENPEQKPAEEPKEGQKVEQSKVEEKPQEKPIEESKPEDTKAKASEAPVNSEESSNEAGE encoded by the coding sequence ATACGATACAAACGCATTAGAAAGTTTGGGAAGAAGAATAAGATCCTATTGCTCTCATTTAAGTTTGTGGCTGCCTGGTATCTGCTTATTGGGATGTCGGCAACTCTGACTGGGCAGACGAATGCCTATTTTAGTGATAGGGATACCGTAACTGGAACCATTCAAGCCGGTACCTGGGAGACAGAAGAGCCTGGGTGTTCTAAAGGGGAGAAGCATGGGGAATGGGATTGCAGCTCTCTAAAATTCATTGGACAAAAATATGATGGACAGAAGATATATGCAACCATTCAAAATACAGGGTCAGATATGAAAACGAATGGAACATATGAAATTTATTACAACGAGAAAGGGAATCCCAAGGAAGGAAAGTCTGTAGGTGGAGTGCTGACATTTGCTCCTATTAAAGAAGGAAAAATAATAGAAGTTTCATTTACTCCTCAGCAAAGTGGATCCTATATGTTTAAAGCCTATCAGCACAAAGATCATCCTGGGAATGTAGACCTCTGGAGTGAAGAAATAAAAGTTAGTTTAGAGTCAGATGAAACTTCTACCGTGGAAGAAGAGAAAACCGAACAAAAGGCAGAAGTAACAGAAGAGACTGCAACTGAACAAGAAAGCAATAAGACCGAGGAGGCTGAAAAAGAAGCAGCTGAATCAGCAAAAGATAAACCTCAAGAGAATCCTGAGCAAAAACCAGCAGAAGAACCAAAAGAAGGGCAGAAAGTAGAACAGTCTAAAGTTGAAGAAAAGCCACAAGAGAAACCAATAGAAGAATCAAAGCCGGAAGATACCAAGGCTAAGGCATCAGAAGCTCCGGTTAATTCTGAAGAAAGCTCAAATGAGGCAGGTGAATAG
- a CDS encoding pseudouridine-5'-phosphate glycosidase: MLEKWLEYSEEVLEAKKANKPVVALESTIISHGMPYPQNVQTAKEVEEIIRKNGAVPATIAILNGKIKIGLSDEELEFLAQSKEVEKASRRDLPYLVAKKKNGATTVAATMICAELAGIEVFVTGGIGGVHREAETTMDISADLQELAMTNVAVICAGAKSILDIGLTLEYLETHGVPVVGFETDVLPAFYTRTSPFNVNYRVDTAEEAAEMIRTKWELGLKGGVVIANPIPEIDALEESFITNVIETALKEAKENNIAGKKVTPFLLGKVKELTEGRSLTANIALVKHNAEVGSKIAVSLNK, translated from the coding sequence TGAGTACTCAGAAGAAGTGTTAGAAGCAAAGAAAGCAAATAAACCGGTTGTAGCCCTTGAATCCACCATCATTTCACATGGAATGCCATACCCGCAAAATGTCCAGACAGCAAAAGAGGTGGAGGAAATCATCCGCAAAAACGGGGCTGTTCCTGCAACCATTGCCATTTTAAACGGAAAAATTAAAATCGGTCTGTCAGATGAGGAGCTGGAGTTCCTTGCTCAAAGCAAGGAAGTTGAAAAAGCAAGCCGCCGCGACCTTCCATATTTGGTAGCGAAAAAGAAAAATGGTGCGACAACTGTAGCGGCTACCATGATCTGTGCAGAGCTTGCGGGTATTGAAGTGTTTGTTACGGGCGGAATTGGCGGAGTGCACCGCGAAGCGGAAACCACCATGGACATCTCGGCTGACCTTCAGGAGCTTGCGATGACCAATGTTGCCGTTATCTGTGCAGGGGCGAAATCCATCCTGGATATCGGCTTGACGCTTGAATATTTAGAAACCCACGGCGTTCCGGTTGTAGGCTTTGAAACAGATGTCTTGCCTGCCTTCTATACTCGTACTAGTCCTTTTAATGTAAACTACAGAGTGGATACTGCTGAGGAAGCAGCTGAAATGATCCGCACAAAATGGGAACTGGGCCTAAAAGGCGGCGTGGTCATTGCCAACCCAATCCCTGAAATAGATGCGCTGGAAGAATCGTTTATCACAAATGTTATTGAAACTGCTCTTAAAGAAGCAAAAGAAAACAATATCGCCGGCAAAAAGGTGACACCATTCCTTCTAGGTAAAGTGAAGGAGTTAACAGAAGGAAGAAGCTTGACAGCGAACATTGCATTGGTGAAGCATAATGCCGAAGTGGGCTCGAAGATTGCTGTTAGTTTGAATAAGTAA